In Nocardia sp. NBC_00403, one DNA window encodes the following:
- a CDS encoding MarR family winged helix-turn-helix transcriptional regulator translates to MVRWLSDDEQTTWQAFIRLRQRMDAALAAGFAQDGLSPADYEILVPLSAAPDGCLRAKELGAEICWEKSRLSKHLARMAARGLVERRTAQEDARGILVELTAAGREALERAAPNHVDLVRRLFIDVLTPEEARALRALADKVVAEAECSTGLNL, encoded by the coding sequence GTGGTCCGATGGTTGAGCGATGACGAGCAAACGACCTGGCAAGCCTTCATCCGGCTGCGCCAGCGAATGGACGCGGCGCTGGCCGCGGGCTTCGCCCAGGACGGCTTGTCGCCGGCCGACTACGAGATCTTGGTGCCGCTGTCGGCCGCGCCGGACGGCTGCCTACGCGCCAAGGAACTCGGCGCGGAGATCTGCTGGGAGAAGAGCAGGCTCTCCAAGCATCTGGCTCGCATGGCCGCCCGTGGGCTCGTCGAACGCCGCACCGCGCAGGAAGACGCCCGCGGCATCCTGGTGGAACTCACCGCGGCCGGGCGAGAAGCGCTCGAACGCGCCGCACCGAACCATGTCGATCTGGTCCGTCGCCTGTTCATCGACGTGCTGACGCCCGAGGAGGCGAGGGCGCTGCGGGCGCTCGCGGACAAGGTGGTGGCCGAGGCCGAGTGCAGCACCGGCCTCAACCTCTGA
- a CDS encoding transglycosylase SLT domain-containing protein — protein MHDRRFFSFHRPSLREGFTFAIAAAGIIAVAASSAVSVADDSVPSRVAMVAEEQAAPVAAAPVADAAALPALPELPALPALPALPPMPEVLPPPPAPVYENNLNGWILQALDIMHARNIPGSYDGIYRNVMRESGGDPHAINLWDSNAAAGIPSKGLLQVIDPTFNSYHVDGTPFDIWDPVANITAACNYAANRYGSMDNVNSAY, from the coding sequence ATGCATGACAGACGCTTCTTCTCCTTCCACCGTCCCTCACTCCGCGAAGGCTTCACCTTCGCGATCGCCGCAGCGGGCATCATCGCCGTCGCTGCTTCTTCCGCAGTGTCCGTGGCAGACGACAGCGTCCCGTCTCGCGTCGCCATGGTCGCCGAGGAGCAGGCCGCCCCCGTGGCCGCCGCCCCAGTGGCCGATGCGGCGGCACTGCCCGCGCTGCCCGAGCTTCCTGCCCTGCCCGCGCTGCCCGCCCTGCCTCCGATGCCCGAAGTGCTCCCGCCGCCGCCCGCTCCGGTCTACGAGAACAACCTCAACGGCTGGATCCTGCAGGCCCTCGACATCATGCACGCCAGGAACATCCCCGGCAGCTACGACGGCATCTACCGCAATGTGATGCGCGAGTCCGGCGGCGACCCGCACGCCATCAACCTGTGGGACTCCAACGCCGCCGCGGGCATCCCCTCGAAGGGTCTGCTGCAGGTCATCGACCCGACCTTCAACTCCTACCACGTCGACGGCACCCCCTTCGACATCTGGGACCCGGTCGCCAACATCACCGCGGCCTGCAACTACGCGGCCAACCGGTACGGCTCGATGGACAACGTGAACTCGGCCTACTGA
- a CDS encoding MarR family winged helix-turn-helix transcriptional regulator, giving the protein MTDPKPASTPRPGQDLALLLLAAGAAATDAIHNGVQAAGFDDVRPAHGFAFVRMAPNGATVGELAEHLAVTKQAASQLVDELVRKGYAERNPHPDDARARLITLTEQGWACTRAADAAAANFAAQWTAVLGDSKITELRNALARVVAPGRVRPASW; this is encoded by the coding sequence ATGACGGACCCGAAGCCCGCTTCGACACCGCGCCCGGGGCAGGATCTCGCCCTGCTGCTGCTCGCGGCGGGCGCGGCGGCGACGGATGCGATCCACAACGGCGTCCAAGCGGCCGGATTCGACGATGTACGACCCGCCCATGGGTTCGCGTTCGTACGAATGGCACCGAATGGCGCGACCGTCGGCGAGCTCGCGGAGCACCTCGCGGTGACCAAGCAGGCGGCAAGTCAACTGGTGGACGAATTGGTGCGCAAGGGATACGCCGAACGCAATCCGCATCCCGACGACGCCCGCGCGCGACTGATCACATTGACCGAACAAGGATGGGCCTGCACGCGTGCGGCCGATGCCGCTGCGGCGAATTTCGCCGCACAATGGACGGCCGTTCTCGGCGATTCCAAGATCACCGAATTACGTAACGCATTGGCTCGCGTCGTGGCCCCCGGAAGGGTGCGTCCGGCGTCTTGGTAG
- a CDS encoding cupin domain-containing protein, giving the protein MPVIRAAEAQVHEMHNARFTSYIRPETGSTELCVWQTGIDPGTVGVGHKILREEAFVVIRGTVTLHIDGEASALEPGDAAIAPAGSTISLDNTGSEPAALVVTVPVGFAAELADGTRLTPPWAS; this is encoded by the coding sequence ATGCCTGTGATCCGTGCCGCCGAAGCCCAGGTCCACGAAATGCACAACGCCCGCTTCACCTCCTACATCCGTCCCGAGACGGGCAGCACCGAACTGTGCGTCTGGCAGACCGGAATCGATCCGGGCACGGTGGGAGTAGGCCACAAGATCCTGCGTGAGGAGGCTTTTGTCGTCATCAGGGGCACGGTGACGCTGCACATCGACGGCGAGGCGTCGGCGCTGGAACCCGGTGACGCTGCCATCGCGCCCGCAGGCTCGACCATCAGCCTGGACAACACCGGATCGGAGCCCGCAGCGCTGGTGGTGACCGTTCCGGTCGGATTCGCCGCAGAGCTCGCCGACGGCACCCGCCTGACCCCGCCCTGGGCGAGCTGA
- a CDS encoding antibiotic biosynthesis monooxygenase family protein, with protein MAVTVELTRFTVAPDKVEEMLAARPGMVADFDADREGFLGARLVRLPNDEWLDVVEWRSEADFTASRAKGPNLPGIAAFFATISGLVSDELGTLA; from the coding sequence ATGGCAGTAACGGTAGAGCTGACCCGTTTCACGGTGGCGCCGGACAAGGTCGAGGAGATGCTGGCCGCCAGGCCGGGGATGGTCGCGGATTTCGATGCCGACCGCGAGGGGTTCCTGGGAGCCCGGCTGGTTCGCCTGCCGAATGACGAGTGGCTCGACGTGGTGGAGTGGCGCTCCGAGGCGGATTTCACCGCCTCCCGCGCCAAGGGCCCGAACCTGCCCGGCATCGCTGCATTCTTCGCAACGATCTCCGGCCTGGTGAGCGACGAGCTCGGCACCCTGGCCTGA
- a CDS encoding L,D-transpeptidase: protein MSVAQGRHRTMGKVTAPLVVFAVFALVLSACSSGSADSSQVAIDRNPITELIKPKLLSPVKDGDVGVSPGMPMVFKADDGKFTAVTLLNPQGESVSGKLAADGRSWETTEVLGYGKAYRLRADAIGLGGANSTTLSFTTSSPDSQTHPYLLPGEGEVVGIGQPVAVQFDENIPDRKAAQNAIKITTEPAVEGAFYWVNNREVRWRPEHFWAPGTKVTVEVNVYGKNLGNGLFGQDNIHSFFTVGDAVVFTADDNTKQVTVEQNGQVVRTMPTSMGKSSTPTDNGVYIVSDRFEKIIMDSSTYGVPVGSSAGYKTPVDYATRLSYSGIFFHSAPWSVGQQGYSNTSHGCLNLSPANAQWVYQNAKRGDITIVKNTVGGTLSGVDGLGDWNIAWPEWKAGNADVR, encoded by the coding sequence ATGAGCGTTGCGCAGGGTCGACATCGGACGATGGGGAAAGTCACCGCACCTCTGGTCGTGTTCGCTGTGTTCGCGCTGGTCTTATCGGCGTGCTCGTCGGGCAGCGCCGACAGCTCGCAGGTCGCCATCGATCGCAACCCCATCACCGAACTGATCAAGCCGAAGCTGTTGTCCCCGGTCAAGGACGGTGACGTGGGGGTTTCGCCGGGTATGCCGATGGTCTTCAAGGCCGACGACGGCAAGTTCACCGCAGTGACATTGCTCAACCCGCAGGGCGAGTCGGTGAGCGGCAAGCTGGCCGCCGATGGCCGGTCCTGGGAGACCACCGAGGTGCTCGGCTACGGCAAGGCCTACCGGCTGCGCGCCGACGCCATCGGCCTCGGCGGGGCGAACTCCACCACCTTGAGCTTCACCACCAGTTCGCCGGACAGCCAGACCCATCCCTACCTGCTGCCGGGTGAGGGTGAGGTGGTCGGCATCGGGCAGCCGGTCGCGGTGCAGTTCGACGAGAACATCCCCGACCGCAAGGCCGCCCAGAATGCGATAAAGATCACCACCGAGCCCGCGGTGGAGGGCGCGTTCTACTGGGTGAACAACCGTGAGGTCCGGTGGCGGCCCGAGCACTTCTGGGCGCCGGGTACCAAGGTCACCGTCGAGGTGAATGTCTATGGCAAGAATCTGGGCAACGGCCTGTTCGGCCAGGACAACATCCACTCCTTCTTCACCGTCGGTGACGCGGTGGTCTTCACCGCCGACGACAACACCAAGCAGGTGACCGTCGAGCAGAACGGCCAGGTCGTGCGGACCATGCCGACCTCGATGGGCAAGTCGAGCACGCCCACTGACAACGGTGTCTACATCGTGAGCGACCGGTTCGAGAAGATCATCATGGACTCCTCGACCTACGGCGTTCCGGTGGGTTCGTCCGCTGGCTACAAGACTCCGGTCGACTACGCGACCCGCCTCTCCTACAGCGGCATCTTCTTCCATTCCGCGCCGTGGTCGGTCGGTCAGCAGGGGTATTCGAACACCAGCCACGGCTGTCTGAACCTGAGTCCGGCCAACGCCCAGTGGGTCTATCAGAACGCCAAGCGCGGCGATATCACCATCGTCAAGAACACGGTGGGCGGCACCCTGTCGGGTGTCGACGGCCTCGGTGACTGGAACATTGCGTGGCCGGAATGGAAGGCGGGCAACGCCGACGTCCGGTGA
- a CDS encoding MoaF-related domain-containing protein yields MTDIAQETAGHPDLIGGPSTTELAGTVIEYRYTTGNHYRMTFTADSLGFVLLSDPNRHAVDAISYRARKLREDFYLVCWTLKPGIHVALLLDFEQRQVHVTAMMPPNQWEFFDIGEILQAERAS; encoded by the coding sequence ATGACCGACATAGCGCAAGAGACCGCAGGCCACCCCGATCTGATCGGCGGTCCGTCCACCACCGAGCTGGCCGGAACGGTTATCGAGTACCGGTACACGACCGGCAACCACTACCGCATGACATTCACCGCAGACAGCCTCGGCTTCGTCCTGCTCAGCGACCCCAACCGGCACGCGGTCGACGCAATTTCCTACCGTGCGCGCAAGCTGCGCGAGGACTTCTACCTGGTCTGCTGGACCCTGAAGCCGGGCATCCATGTGGCACTGCTGCTGGATTTCGAGCAGCGGCAGGTCCACGTCACCGCGATGATGCCGCCCAACCAGTGGGAATTCTTCGATATCGGCGAGATCCTTCAGGCAGAGCGCGCGTCCTGA
- a CDS encoding 3-deoxy-7-phosphoheptulonate synthase, which produces MEAATAFPREKNPIGAARCRPRLGQPELAAPTGGARFADPTTRMLVTNTNLTTPALEAALDTTLRVRVLRQDIMSADRLPDTVRAPLQLPSGTEVMVRRSCLLNPDSIPVSVNYVVSAVGVGAQHKLDSVDTAIGHSLQARQVAQRRELLRAGLARWPDQRVCASRSYIMRVDTGPLCYIRESFNPGLISPELLVEYPELPWDDEPVSPSRWTGEPTTAPLWLDAARADADQLRELPPLVSVDECDALTSELAMVTTGQAFALHVGDSVETPANGRAGTLIAGQAMAAAAAAVLAFGSGRRIVTISRIADQRARPWSAPNPDPQEMLSTYLHAAATLNHLRTHPVAPPAPAVALLDHAADAGPNPLSAELLRNVADMFAGATTAPPGGRQLHSLVPRLWTSHEALLPYAHALTRRHDDGRWWAGSAHLLWVGDHTGSEAQLRLATAIDNPIAVTVGPTAEPDDIAALCLRLNPDKIPGRLTLIARLDTALLPPLLAAATATGVPVAWVCDPMPAAAHRTGRGLETTDFEAIALEIHGFFDACRRVGVIPGGLRLAVSRRLNPAQALHCVTIAHDELYSLPSIAS; this is translated from the coding sequence ATGGAAGCCGCGACCGCGTTTCCCCGCGAGAAGAATCCCATCGGCGCGGCGCGGTGCCGACCGCGTCTCGGCCAGCCCGAATTGGCGGCACCGACTGGTGGAGCACGGTTCGCCGATCCGACCACTCGAATGCTCGTCACCAACACGAACCTGACCACACCGGCGCTGGAAGCAGCGCTCGACACCACATTGCGGGTGCGGGTGCTGCGCCAGGACATCATGTCCGCCGATCGGCTGCCCGACACCGTTCGAGCACCGTTGCAGTTACCGTCCGGCACCGAGGTGATGGTCCGGCGATCATGCTTGCTCAACCCGGATTCGATTCCGGTATCGGTCAATTACGTCGTCAGCGCCGTAGGTGTGGGCGCGCAGCACAAGCTCGACAGCGTCGACACCGCCATCGGACACAGCCTGCAGGCCCGACAGGTCGCCCAACGCCGCGAGTTGCTGCGGGCGGGCTTGGCACGATGGCCTGATCAGCGGGTGTGCGCATCTCGGTCCTACATCATGCGGGTCGACACGGGCCCACTGTGCTACATCCGGGAGAGCTTCAATCCTGGCCTGATCTCACCCGAACTCCTCGTCGAATATCCCGAGCTGCCATGGGATGACGAGCCGGTATCGCCGTCGCGCTGGACCGGCGAACCGACCACAGCACCGCTATGGCTGGACGCCGCCCGTGCCGATGCCGATCAGCTGCGCGAACTGCCCCCGCTCGTAAGTGTCGACGAATGCGACGCTCTCACATCCGAACTCGCCATGGTGACGACCGGACAAGCGTTCGCATTGCATGTGGGCGACTCTGTCGAAACACCCGCCAACGGCCGCGCAGGCACGCTCATTGCCGGCCAGGCGATGGCGGCGGCCGCCGCCGCGGTCCTGGCATTCGGATCGGGTCGGCGCATCGTGACGATCAGCCGGATCGCCGATCAGCGCGCACGGCCATGGTCTGCGCCCAACCCCGATCCTCAGGAGATGCTGTCGACGTATCTCCATGCGGCAGCGACGCTCAATCACCTTCGGACCCATCCGGTGGCGCCGCCGGCACCGGCGGTCGCGCTATTGGATCACGCTGCCGACGCCGGCCCGAATCCGTTGTCGGCGGAACTATTGCGCAACGTTGCCGACATGTTCGCGGGCGCCACCACCGCACCGCCCGGCGGCCGCCAGCTGCACAGTCTGGTGCCACGGCTGTGGACCTCACACGAGGCGCTGCTGCCTTACGCACACGCGCTGACGCGCCGCCATGACGACGGCCGCTGGTGGGCAGGCTCCGCCCACCTACTGTGGGTCGGCGACCACACCGGCAGCGAGGCTCAGCTGCGGCTCGCGACCGCGATCGACAACCCGATCGCCGTCACCGTCGGACCGACGGCCGAGCCGGACGACATAGCCGCGCTGTGCCTGCGGCTCAATCCCGACAAGATCCCCGGCAGACTCACGCTGATCGCCCGCCTCGACACCGCGCTGCTGCCGCCGCTGCTGGCGGCCGCCACGGCCACCGGAGTGCCGGTCGCCTGGGTCTGCGATCCGATGCCCGCCGCCGCTCACCGCACCGGCCGTGGACTCGAGACCACCGACTTCGAGGCGATCGCCCTCGAAATACACGGTTTCTTCGACGCATGTCGGCGCGTGGGCGTGATCCCCGGCGGTCTGCGCCTGGCGGTGTCGCGGCGGCTGAACCCCGCCCAGGCGCTGCACTGCGTCACCATCGCGCACGACGAGCTCTACTCCCTTCCCAGCATCGCGTCCTGA
- a CDS encoding 3-oxoacyl-[acyl-carrier-protein] synthase III C-terminal domain-containing protein: protein MTAAVIDPYLVAIATEVPPHQYSTEELLAASHGHLSDKLGAMLGSLGIEQRHSVLANYPDVLFGGAEPQLDIAAADLAVRAARKCLAKADVSPDSIGLVLGVSSTPGRLLPSLVCDIFARMPELPRTAPNLSIEYMGCSAMAKAVETARWFLTCNPEKRVLVCFMEAITPLSPVLPGFYSHFSEVGPQQRQGTVDVMHGFLFADAAVAMVFGAEGDGPSFGPVANLTNELASDAELGTVPDGGSDIPVVYGRRIYTLSPDVTPRGAHYASETVRMTLEDDSCELSKPADASALLLHTGSMRIVDALCAEFGVDKDSEAVASSYRVLRDHGNTLGCSVPLMVAEPVHRPAGQGLLVAFGLSFSCGAFTMTIPEGGWNPQ, encoded by the coding sequence ATGACCGCGGCCGTAATTGACCCATACCTCGTTGCTATCGCCACTGAGGTTCCCCCTCATCAATATTCGACCGAGGAGTTACTCGCCGCCAGTCACGGGCATTTGTCCGACAAGCTCGGGGCAATGCTCGGAAGCCTCGGCATCGAGCAGCGGCACTCGGTGCTCGCCAACTATCCGGATGTGCTGTTCGGGGGCGCCGAACCGCAGCTGGACATCGCCGCAGCCGATCTCGCGGTCCGGGCGGCTCGCAAATGCCTTGCCAAAGCTGATGTTTCGCCCGACTCGATCGGCCTCGTGCTCGGCGTGAGCAGTACTCCTGGGCGACTGCTACCGAGCTTGGTTTGCGACATATTCGCGCGGATGCCGGAACTGCCGCGGACCGCGCCGAATCTGAGCATCGAATATATGGGCTGTTCGGCAATGGCGAAGGCCGTCGAGACGGCGAGATGGTTCCTCACGTGCAACCCGGAGAAGCGGGTCCTGGTCTGCTTCATGGAAGCGATCACGCCATTGTCTCCGGTGCTTCCCGGCTTCTACTCACATTTCTCGGAAGTGGGACCGCAGCAACGTCAGGGCACCGTGGACGTCATGCACGGGTTTCTGTTTGCGGACGCGGCCGTGGCCATGGTGTTCGGCGCGGAGGGCGACGGGCCATCGTTCGGCCCGGTGGCCAACCTGACCAACGAGCTGGCGTCGGACGCCGAACTCGGCACCGTTCCGGACGGCGGCTCGGACATCCCGGTGGTGTACGGGCGTCGCATCTACACACTGAGTCCCGATGTCACACCGCGTGGCGCCCACTACGCAAGTGAGACGGTGCGCATGACACTGGAGGACGACTCCTGCGAGCTGTCGAAGCCCGCTGACGCCTCGGCGCTGCTCTTGCATACCGGCAGCATGCGCATCGTCGACGCACTGTGCGCCGAGTTCGGCGTCGACAAGGACAGCGAGGCTGTCGCCTCGTCGTATCGAGTGCTGCGCGACCACGGCAACACCCTCGGATGTTCGGTTCCCCTCATGGTGGCGGAGCCGGTGCACCGCCCGGCCGGACAAGGCCTGCTCGTGGCTTTCGGGCTGAGCTTCAGTTGCGGTGCGTTCACGATGACGATCCCCGAAGGTGGATGGAATCCCCAGTGA
- a CDS encoding AMP-binding protein, whose product MDFDVAAAVGQRNLAEFVWGAGDRDGVALIEHSTGRTYRHRELIFAARRFAAALVQRGLHPGANVAVICPNGAEFIAAYYGALLVGGVVLALDPLGATDEWEAALARTPAGFAVVTGAVWHTLARERLAERFEHVVVIDDDGMVPAQRSADVVGWGVMLAEATTTVPAAVGGDRAAMLIASSGTQGEPKQIVLTHRNIAANLVQIDLAHRLTAQDVVLGLTPFRHVYGMLHPLNSTLRVRATVVTVATPFTAADLLDTIQRRRITVAYLVPSVLAELARFPDVERYDTSSVRLVYSGGAPLPVEVAATCAQILGAPVVQGYGMTEACCTYAPPDIDPGPAGSIGLPVPGTQTRFVDPDTGLDVDEADPGEIWIRGPQVSPGFVQGDGQIVPVTDEDGWLHTGDIGRRDARGYVTITGRAKQLIKYKGHQVAPAELEAILLGHPNVADAVVVGVPDEIAGEIPVAYVVLNADVPLDDVSAYVAERVAPYKKIRRIEALTTIPRSAMGKPLRGSLGH is encoded by the coding sequence ATGGATTTCGATGTCGCCGCTGCCGTCGGGCAGCGCAACCTCGCCGAATTCGTGTGGGGAGCCGGTGACCGGGACGGTGTCGCCCTGATCGAACACTCGACCGGCCGGACCTACCGTCATCGCGAACTCATCTTCGCCGCAAGGCGATTCGCGGCCGCGCTGGTTCAGCGCGGGCTGCACCCCGGTGCGAATGTGGCGGTGATTTGCCCTAACGGCGCCGAGTTCATCGCCGCGTACTACGGAGCGTTGCTCGTCGGCGGTGTGGTTCTTGCGCTGGATCCGTTGGGCGCCACCGACGAATGGGAGGCCGCGCTCGCCCGTACGCCGGCCGGCTTCGCCGTCGTGACCGGTGCAGTGTGGCATACGCTCGCGCGAGAGCGCTTGGCGGAGCGATTCGAGCACGTGGTGGTGATCGACGACGACGGCATGGTTCCGGCGCAGCGGAGCGCCGACGTGGTCGGGTGGGGCGTGATGCTCGCCGAGGCCACGACGACCGTTCCCGCGGCCGTCGGCGGTGACCGTGCGGCGATGCTGATCGCGTCGAGCGGGACCCAGGGCGAGCCCAAGCAGATCGTGCTGACTCACCGTAATATCGCCGCGAATCTCGTGCAGATCGATCTCGCGCACCGGCTGACGGCGCAGGACGTCGTGCTCGGTCTCACTCCGTTCCGACATGTGTACGGGATGCTCCATCCGCTGAACAGCACGCTGCGGGTCCGGGCGACGGTTGTCACGGTGGCCACTCCGTTCACCGCCGCGGACCTGCTCGACACCATCCAACGTCGGCGCATCACCGTCGCGTACCTGGTGCCGAGTGTGCTCGCCGAACTTGCCAGGTTCCCCGACGTCGAACGCTACGACACCAGCAGCGTGCGGCTGGTCTACTCGGGCGGTGCGCCACTGCCCGTCGAAGTCGCGGCGACTTGCGCACAAATCCTGGGAGCCCCGGTTGTGCAGGGTTACGGCATGACCGAAGCCTGCTGCACCTACGCCCCGCCCGACATCGATCCAGGCCCGGCGGGATCGATCGGTCTGCCGGTGCCGGGAACACAGACCCGATTCGTCGATCCCGACACCGGCCTCGATGTCGACGAAGCCGATCCCGGTGAGATCTGGATCCGCGGTCCACAGGTTTCGCCGGGCTTCGTGCAGGGCGACGGCCAGATCGTTCCGGTCACCGACGAGGACGGCTGGCTGCACACCGGCGACATCGGTCGCCGTGATGCCAGGGGATACGTCACCATCACCGGTCGGGCCAAGCAGCTCATCAAGTACAAGGGGCATCAGGTTGCGCCCGCCGAGCTCGAAGCGATCCTGCTCGGTCATCCGAACGTCGCCGACGCGGTGGTGGTGGGAGTGCCGGACGAGATCGCCGGGGAGATCCCGGTGGCCTACGTGGTCCTGAACGCCGATGTCCCGCTCGATGACGTGTCGGCCTACGTCGCCGAGCGGGTGGCGCCGTACAAGAAGATCCGCCGCATCGAGGCGCTTACCACCATTCCTCGGTCCGCCATGGGCAAGCCGCTGCGCGGCAGCCTCGGGCACTGA